TGATCGAGGAATACCTGCGGGGCGCGGAACTGACGTGCGCCGTCCTGGAAGACCCGGACACCGGCGCGCCGCGGGCGCTGCCCGTCATCGAAATCGTTCCGAAGCGCGAGTTCTTCACCTACGAGGCGAAGTACCAAGGTGCCTCGGAAGAGATCTGTCCCGCCCGGATCCCGGCGCCCCAGGCGGACAAAGTGCAGCGGCTCGCGCTGCGCGCCCACGAGGTGCTGGGCTGCGAGGGATTCTCGCGGGTGGATATCTTTCTGTGCGCCGGCGACGCCATCGTGCTGGAAGTCAACACCATTCCCGGGTTGACGGAGGGCAGCCTCGTCCCGCTTGCCGCGCGTGCGGCGGGCATCTCCTTTGCGGAGCTCATGAATGGCGTCATCGCCGCCGCGCTTCGGCGCGACCGGACGCGCCGCCGTCCGCGCCGGGGTGGAGCCCCCGGTCGGGGGTAAGGCCGTGCCGCGGCTCGGGCGGAACGAGTACGTGCGGTCGCATGCGCTCGGGAACGACTATCTCGTCGTCGATCCGCGCACGCTGTCGGTGCGCCTCACGCCGGAGCGGATCCGGCGGATCTGCGACCGCCACGAGGGGGTCGGCTCGGACGGGATCCTGACGCTCGAGCGGAGCCGCCGCGCGGACGCCGGGCTGCGCATCTTCAACCCCGACGGCAGCGAGGCCGAGAAGAGCGGCAACGGCATCCGGATCTTCGCGAAGTGCCTGTGGGACCACGGGTATCTGCGCCGCCGGACGGTCGCGGTCGAGACGAAGGGCGGGATCGTGGGCGTGACCCTCGACATCCGCGGCCGCGCGGTGCGGTCGATCACCGTGGAGATGGGACGCGCGACGTTTCGAAGCCGCGAGATTCCGGTGACGGGGACGGACCGTGACGTCGTCGACGAGCCGGTCGATGCGGCCGGCGAGCGCCTCCGCGTCACGGCCGTGTCGGTCGGTAATCCGCACTGCATCGTGTTCGTTGACGATCCGGCCGCGGTCGACCTGGCGCGGCTCGGCCCCGCGCTCGAGCATCACCCGATGTTCCCGAACCGCGCGAACGTTCAGTTCGTGCGCGTGGATTCGCGGCGCGGCGTGACGATCCGGATCTGGGAGCGCGGCGCCGGCGAGACGATGGCCTCCGGCAGCAGTTCGAGCGCGGTGGCCGCGGCGTGCGTGCGGCACGGGTTTGTGGGGCGCGACGTGGCGGTGCGCAGCCCGGGCGGCGTGCTGCGCGTCGAGGTCGGGCCCGAGTACGCGCTGCGGCTCACCGGCCCCGTCGAGGAGATCTCGCGCGGGACGCTGAGCCCCGACCTGCTGGCGCGGCTCAGAGTACCGAGATCGGTTCGCGCGCCTCGTGGACGCGCCTGAGCGATCACGCCGGCGCCGCGACGCGAACGCGGAGGTGACGGCATGGCACGCATCCTCTACGTGATTCTGGACGGGCTCGGCGACCGGCCGGTCCCGTCGCTCGGCGGCCGCACGCCGCTCGAGGCGGCGGCCGTCCCCTTTCTCGGCGCGTTGACGCTCGACGGCCGGACGGGGCTCGTGCAGACGGTCGGCAAGGGGATCGCGCCCGAGTCCGACGTCGCCGTCATCGCGATGCTCGGATACGATCCCTTCACATATCACACCGGCCGGGGCGTCTTCGAAGTCGTGGGGTCGGGGATGCGCTTCGCCGACGGCGACCTCGCGCTGCGCGGCAACTTCGCGACGGGAGGCGAGGGCCGGACGATCGTCGACCGCCGGGCCGGGCGGAACCTGACGACGGAAGAGGCGCACGCGCTCGCCGAGACGGTCACCCGCGAGGTGCGGCTGTCCGCCGTGCCGGCCGACCTCGACCTGCGGGGCAGCGTGGCGCACCGGGCCGCGCTCGTGATCCGGCGGCGGGGGGGCCGTCTGTCGGCCAAGATCTCGAACACCGACCCCGCGTACGGCCGTGTCGAAGGGCTCGGCGTCGCCCGCGAGCACGCCGGCAATGAGGTCGAGGTCTGCGAGCCCCTCGATCAGAGCGAGGAGGCGCGGGCGTCCGCCGCGTTGGTCAACGAGTTCACCGAGCAGGCGCGGCGGATTCTCGACCAACACCCGGTCAACGCGCGCCGCCGCGCGGACGGGAAGCCGCCCGCCAACCTGATCCTCGTCCGCGACGCGGGCGACCACGCGCCGCAGCTGCCGCCAATCGCCGAGCGGTTCGGGGCGCGGTTCGGGTGTTTCGTCGAGATGCCGGTCGAGCGCGGGATTGCCGTGCTCACCGGCATGCACGTGATCCCCGTGTCCCCCGCAGGGGACGACGACAAGGAGCGCGTCTACCGCGAGTGGGCCCAGACCGCCGCGCGGGAGTATAAGAACTTCGACGGCCTCTACATGCACCTGAAGGGGCCCGACGAGCCCGGGCACGACGGCCTGGCGGAGGCAAAGCGCGTCGTCATCGAACTGATCGACCGCGCGTTCTTCGGCACGCTTCTGGAGACCGTGCCGCTCGACGAGGTCGTGATCGCGGTGACGGCCGATCACGCGACGCCGGTCACCCTGGGGCGGCATTCCGACGACCCGGTGCCGCTGGTCGTGGCGGGGGCCGGCGTCGCGCCGGAC
The sequence above is drawn from the bacterium genome and encodes:
- the dapF gene encoding diaminopimelate epimerase translates to MPRLGRNEYVRSHALGNDYLVVDPRTLSVRLTPERIRRICDRHEGVGSDGILTLERSRRADAGLRIFNPDGSEAEKSGNGIRIFAKCLWDHGYLRRRTVAVETKGGIVGVTLDIRGRAVRSITVEMGRATFRSREIPVTGTDRDVVDEPVDAAGERLRVTAVSVGNPHCIVFVDDPAAVDLARLGPALEHHPMFPNRANVQFVRVDSRRGVTIRIWERGAGETMASGSSSSAVAAACVRHGFVGRDVAVRSPGGVLRVEVGPEYALRLTGPVEEISRGTLSPDLLARLRVPRSVRAPRGRA
- a CDS encoding alkaline phosphatase family protein, with translation MARILYVILDGLGDRPVPSLGGRTPLEAAAVPFLGALTLDGRTGLVQTVGKGIAPESDVAVIAMLGYDPFTYHTGRGVFEVVGSGMRFADGDLALRGNFATGGEGRTIVDRRAGRNLTTEEAHALAETVTREVRLSAVPADLDLRGSVAHRAALVIRRRGGRLSAKISNTDPAYGRVEGLGVAREHAGNEVEVCEPLDQSEEARASAALVNEFTEQARRILDQHPVNARRRADGKPPANLILVRDAGDHAPQLPPIAERFGARFGCFVEMPVERGIAVLTGMHVIPVSPAGDDDKERVYREWAQTAAREYKNFDGLYMHLKGPDEPGHDGLAEAKRVVIELIDRAFFGTLLETVPLDEVVIAVTADHATPVTLGRHSDDPVPLVVAGAGVAPDGTRVYNEKACAGGALGTLKGTDVMPLLVRLAKGV